The Ornithinibacillus sp. 4-3 region TCGTAGACATCCAGGATTCTTTGATGTATTTATTCAAAATGTGATAACTAAAGAAATAACAAAGGTTTTTGAAAACGATGATATTTGTTCTCCTGTTACTTGGCTTCCAGATGGTGAGCATCTGCTCATTGATATTCCTGAGAATAGCCTAGATCAAAATTTGTTTAAATTAAATATCAAGACTGGAGAAACAATAAAAGTTGGAGAGAAAGATGTGCCAGCTCGCTATCAATCCTTTACGTTTACAAAGGATAAACAGGCTGGGTATGTCTTAACAGATTTGAATGAGGAAATGATGTATATTAGTAAGTTCTCCTTGAATAATTTAAATAGTTTTGAAAAAGTTGTCCATGTATCTGAATGGGATATAGAGGAATTTAAATTATTTTCTAATCAACAAAAAATGGTCTATACAATCAATGAAGGGGGCATATATAAGCTATGTATATTTGATTTGAATACTCAGGAAAACAAGGAAATAGAAGGGCTTCCTAAAGGTGTTATTGATTCGATTGCATGGGTAAGTGAAGACGAATTTGTATTTGGTGTTAATACACCTACTTGTCCAGGTGATATTTGGAAATATACGTTGTCTAATGACCAAGTAGAGAGACTAACATATATTAGTCATTCGGAAGAAGTAACATTAACAGAGCCAAAAATATGTACATATCGTTCTTTTGATGGTTTAGAGGTACCATATTTTTATTATGAGAAGAAGCAGAGCGAGAACAAGTCTGCACTTTTGTATGTCCATGGTGGACCAACAGTGCAAACACGTGCAGAGTATAATTACTATATCCAATATTTAGTAGATCAAGGGTTTGCAGTAGCTGCACCTAATGTTCGGGGAAGTAGTGGATATGGGAGAACCTATATGGGACTTGATGATGTTAGAAACAGAATGGATTCTGTAAAAGATCTTGTTTCTTTAGTTGATGATTTAGTGAAGACACATAAAGTTAATCCTCACAAAGTTGGAATTATGGGAAGAAGTTATGGAGGATTTATGGTAAATGCTGCGATATCTCACTACCCTGACCTATGGGGAGCGGCAGCAAGTATTGTAGGGATATCTAGTTTTAAGACATTTATGAACACAACAGGGCATTGGCGTAGAAAATTAAGAGGATCAGAGTATGGAACAATTGAAGAAGATTTAGCATTCTTTGAAGAAATAGATCCATTACTTCATTCGCATAAAATAAAAGCGCCATTATTAGTTTTCCATGGATTAAATGATTCACGTGTTCCAGTGACTGAATCTATCCAATTAGTAATGGCAATGAAGGAAAGAAGACAGGATGTAGGCTTAACTATTTTCGAAAATGAAGGGCACTTTACGGAAAAAATAGAAAACCATATTAAGATGCATGGTAACATTGTAAAATTTATGGAAAAGCATTTACTAGATTAAGCTAATAAAAACCAGGAATAAGCTCTTTCGTTGTTAGAAATACTTTTAACAATTGAAAGTAGGCTTAGTTCCTGGTTTTTAAATGATTAATCCATAAATGAAACACAAAGACCTGTATCATCAAGTAGGGCATTAGAAACATCATAGTTTTCTAGTTTAGCTTGCATTGCTTTGGCCAGCTCTGTTCCTTTGTTTTTTTCAACAAAGGAAATCATTGTAGGTCCAGCACCACTGATGACAGTTCCATATGCTCCAAGTTTTTTTGCTTCGGCTTTTATGAAATCATAATTTGGAATGAGTTTTGCACGATATGGCTCGTGGAATAAATCTCTTTCCATCATTTTTCCAGCTAGTTCATAGTTTTTTTCCATTAGAGCAGTGAGCATTAAGTTGCTGATTCCACTTGCTGCGGTAGCGTCACTACGAGAAAAACTATCTGGCAAAACCTTACGTGATTCAGATGTTTTTAGTTCAACATTTGGAATATAAATGACGGTATCTAGTTCTAGTTTAGGTAATTTAATATAGTCAATATCATCGTTTGAAAACTGAGCAGAGATAACGAAACCACCAAAAATAGCTGGGGCGACATTATCTGGATGCCCTTCAAAAGAAGTGGCAAGCTTCAGCTTATCTCTATCAGTAAGCCCTAGATCACATAGCTGATTAGCTAGCTCAATACCTGCTACAACCGCTGAAGCACTGCTTCCAAGTCCACGTGCTAAAGGAATGTCACTTGTGACAATAACTTTAGCAGGCGGAAGATCTTTATCATATTGTTTTGCAATTTTATTCGCAATAAAGTAAATATAATGTTTCTCAGCCTGGGGATTTGGTTCTAAATAAGGTGAATCATGTTCAAATACCCAGTGGTTGCTTGGTTCCACATGAAGCTCTAAATAACGGCTAACAGCAATACCAGTTGAATCAAATCCTGGTCCATTGTTGGCTGATGTTGCTGGTATAGTTATTGAAAATTTCCTCATTGCTCAACAACTTCTTTAATATAGGAAGTAATCACATTTTTATCATTTGGTAGTGAAACAGGGTCTACATTATATTGTGCGATTGCAGTATCTGGATCTTTTAGGCCATTACCAGTTAATACAGCAACAACTTTTGTTCCAGGTGCAATAGTACCTTTTTTCACTTGCTGAAGGACACCGGCAATAGATGCAGCAGAACCAGGCTCTGCGAATATTCCTTCTTTACGTGCGATTAAACGGAATGCATGTAAAATTTCTTCATCTGTAACAGATTCAATCATTCCATTTGATTCATCACGAGCACCTGTTGCTAAATGCCAGCTTGCAGGGTTTCCGATTCGGATTGCTGTAGCAACTGTTTCTGGCTGTTCAATGATTTGATCCTTCGTA contains the following coding sequences:
- a CDS encoding alpha/beta fold hydrolase, yielding MDNKILAYMNLNTAYRPRAIPKSGRFTFLSKVSGMPQVWTLDKDNKPIPYAEFDDTVIGVYHSPNGDMSVVGKDNNGNEKVQLYLLLKDGQETETLVESPEHFHDFGGWSPDGKYIAFSSNRRHPGFFDVFIQNVITKEITKVFENDDICSPVTWLPDGEHLLIDIPENSLDQNLFKLNIKTGETIKVGEKDVPARYQSFTFTKDKQAGYVLTDLNEEMMYISKFSLNNLNSFEKVVHVSEWDIEEFKLFSNQQKMVYTINEGGIYKLCIFDLNTQENKEIEGLPKGVIDSIAWVSEDEFVFGVNTPTCPGDIWKYTLSNDQVERLTYISHSEEVTLTEPKICTYRSFDGLEVPYFYYEKKQSENKSALLYVHGGPTVQTRAEYNYYIQYLVDQGFAVAAPNVRGSSGYGRTYMGLDDVRNRMDSVKDLVSLVDDLVKTHKVNPHKVGIMGRSYGGFMVNAAISHYPDLWGAAASIVGISSFKTFMNTTGHWRRKLRGSEYGTIEEDLAFFEEIDPLLHSHKIKAPLLVFHGLNDSRVPVTESIQLVMAMKERRQDVGLTIFENEGHFTEKIENHIKMHGNIVKFMEKHLLD
- the thrB gene encoding homoserine kinase encodes the protein MRKFSITIPATSANNGPGFDSTGIAVSRYLELHVEPSNHWVFEHDSPYLEPNPQAEKHYIYFIANKIAKQYDKDLPPAKVIVTSDIPLARGLGSSASAVVAGIELANQLCDLGLTDRDKLKLATSFEGHPDNVAPAIFGGFVISAQFSNDDIDYIKLPKLELDTVIYIPNVELKTSESRKVLPDSFSRSDATAASGISNLMLTALMEKNYELAGKMMERDLFHEPYRAKLIPNYDFIKAEAKKLGAYGTVISGAGPTMISFVEKNKGTELAKAMQAKLENYDVSNALLDDTGLCVSFMD